In one Candidatus Nanopelagicus limnes genomic region, the following are encoded:
- the topA gene encoding type I DNA topoisomerase, translated as MGTKLVIVESPAKARKIGSFLGDEYVVEASVGHIRDLPQRAADIPKEYKKFAWAKEGVNIEEEFAPLYVINPDKKSKVAELKELMKDADELILATDEDREGEAIAWHLIEVLRPKIPVRRMVFHEITKDAIVKAAKETRDLDYRLVDAQETRRVLDRLYGYRLSPVLWKKVMPRISAGRVQSVATRLIVERERERMAFISSSWWDLAAACEAGFSARLLSLNGKRVAATNDFDANGGIKDKSAANILLLDQAGARELVQSLQGQSLVVKSLEESPRTERPKPPFTTSTMQQDAGSRLGWGAQLTMRIAQRLYENGYITYMRTDSVTLSSSSITAARSSAQALYGKEFVPATPRVYEGKTKNAQEAHEAIRPAGESFRTPGELAPELSRDEFALYDLIWKRTIASQMSDAKKQQMRVDFDVKTKTGADAIFRANGSVITFAGFLAAYEDIVEDKADVEDTDRRLPAMSVGEKIKVNEYSCEGHETKPPARYTEPTLVKKLEELGIGRPSTFASIMQTIQDRGYVAKRGRALVPTFLAFSVTGLLEQHFTKLIDYEFTASMEEDLDRIANGDEERVAWLTKFFYGTEDNPGLADLSADLGAIDAQAINTMKMGEDIEIRVGRFGAYLQQGQGDDRKFANIPEQMAPDELTLPVAIELLAKPSGERKLGVDPGTGLEVIAKSGRFGAYITEVFPEEIVEEGAKKKRKKKDAPKPKTASLLSTMSLDTVDLSDALRLLSLPRSLGSYQDEIITVQNGRYGPYMKHGADSRTLTSEDQLFSIGLEEAIEIYKQPKVRRRGVAKPPLKELGKDPQTEREVIVKDGRFGVYVTDGETNATLRRGDAVELLTLERALELLAGRRAWEIENPGGSKKKGKRAKKSAPTLTEKTVKGAGAKKKAKKAATGVGNAPK; from the coding sequence TTGGGAACAAAGTTAGTAATTGTTGAGTCCCCTGCAAAGGCGCGCAAGATTGGCTCCTTTTTAGGGGATGAGTATGTTGTTGAAGCATCCGTGGGCCATATTCGCGATTTACCACAACGGGCAGCTGATATTCCAAAGGAGTATAAAAAGTTTGCCTGGGCAAAAGAGGGCGTAAACATTGAAGAGGAGTTTGCCCCTTTATATGTAATTAACCCGGATAAAAAATCTAAAGTGGCCGAGTTAAAAGAGTTAATGAAGGATGCTGATGAATTAATTCTGGCAACGGATGAAGACCGCGAAGGTGAAGCGATCGCATGGCATCTAATTGAAGTATTACGGCCAAAGATTCCAGTTCGGCGAATGGTTTTTCATGAAATTACCAAGGATGCGATTGTAAAAGCAGCTAAGGAAACTCGTGATTTAGATTATCGATTAGTAGATGCCCAAGAAACAAGGCGCGTATTAGACCGCCTTTATGGATATCGATTATCACCAGTTTTATGGAAAAAAGTTATGCCAAGAATTTCAGCAGGACGTGTTCAATCAGTTGCAACTAGATTAATTGTTGAGCGCGAGCGTGAACGTATGGCCTTTATTTCATCTAGTTGGTGGGATTTAGCAGCAGCATGCGAGGCAGGATTTTCAGCAAGGCTTTTATCATTAAATGGTAAGCGAGTTGCTGCTACAAATGATTTTGATGCAAACGGTGGGATAAAAGATAAATCTGCTGCAAATATTTTATTACTTGATCAAGCAGGTGCTAGAGAATTAGTTCAATCATTGCAAGGTCAATCACTGGTTGTTAAATCATTAGAGGAATCACCAAGAACTGAGCGACCAAAACCACCCTTTACAACTTCAACCATGCAACAAGATGCAGGTTCTCGTCTTGGCTGGGGAGCACAGTTAACAATGCGCATTGCTCAACGATTATATGAAAACGGCTATATCACCTACATGAGAACAGATTCAGTAACTCTTTCTTCCTCTTCCATTACAGCAGCAAGATCATCTGCCCAAGCACTTTATGGAAAAGAGTTTGTGCCAGCAACCCCAAGAGTTTATGAAGGCAAAACAAAAAACGCCCAAGAAGCGCATGAGGCAATTAGACCAGCAGGTGAATCATTTAGAACTCCTGGTGAATTAGCGCCAGAGTTATCAAGAGATGAGTTTGCACTCTATGACTTAATTTGGAAGCGAACTATTGCATCCCAAATGTCTGATGCAAAGAAGCAGCAAATGAGAGTTGATTTTGATGTTAAGACTAAAACTGGCGCTGATGCAATATTTCGTGCAAATGGATCAGTAATTACATTTGCTGGATTTTTAGCAGCCTATGAAGATATTGTTGAAGATAAGGCAGATGTTGAAGATACTGATCGCAGATTGCCAGCAATGAGTGTTGGTGAAAAGATAAAGGTAAATGAATACAGCTGTGAGGGGCATGAGACAAAACCACCAGCAAGGTATACCGAGCCAACATTAGTTAAAAAACTAGAGGAGCTTGGAATTGGCCGGCCATCAACCTTTGCTTCAATTATGCAAACTATTCAAGATCGAGGGTATGTTGCAAAACGTGGACGTGCATTAGTTCCTACTTTTTTAGCATTTTCAGTTACAGGATTATTAGAGCAGCACTTCACAAAGCTAATTGATTATGAATTCACAGCCTCTATGGAGGAGGATTTAGATCGAATTGCAAATGGTGATGAAGAACGAGTCGCATGGCTTACAAAGTTTTTCTATGGCACAGAAGATAATCCAGGGTTAGCTGATTTATCCGCTGATCTAGGCGCAATTGATGCGCAAGCAATTAACACCATGAAGATGGGTGAAGATATTGAAATCAGAGTTGGCAGATTTGGTGCTTACCTGCAACAAGGCCAAGGTGATGATCGTAAGTTTGCCAATATCCCAGAGCAGATGGCACCGGATGAATTAACACTTCCTGTTGCAATTGAATTATTAGCCAAACCATCGGGTGAGCGAAAATTAGGAGTGGATCCGGGAACTGGGCTAGAGGTTATTGCTAAGTCTGGACGCTTTGGTGCTTATATAACTGAAGTTTTTCCTGAAGAGATAGTTGAAGAGGGTGCTAAGAAAAAACGTAAGAAAAAAGATGCGCCTAAACCAAAGACAGCATCATTACTTTCAACAATGTCATTAGACACAGTTGATTTATCTGACGCACTTCGTTTGCTGTCTCTACCAAGATCTTTAGGTTCATATCAAGATGAAATCATTACCGTTCAAAATGGTAGGTATGGCCCATATATGAAACACGGTGCAGATTCACGGACTCTTACAAGTGAAGATCAATTGTTTTCTATTGGACTAGAAGAAGCAATTGAAATATATAAACAACCAAAGGTAAGAAGGCGTGGTGTTGCAAAGCCACCACTTAAAGAATTAGGTAAAGATCCACAAACAGAGCGTGAAGTAATTGTTAAAGATGGCAGATTTGGTGTTTATGTAACAGATGGTGAAACAAATGCAACATTAAGACGCGGTGACGCGGTTGAGTTACTTACATTAGAACGTGCTCTTGAATTACTTGCGGGACGTCGGGCTTGGGAGATTGAAAACCCTGGTGGATCAAAAAAGAAAGGCAAGAGAGCGAAGAAAAGTGCACCAACACTTACTGAGAAAACTGTGAAAGGTGCGGGGGCGAAAAAGAAAGCCAAAAAGGCTGCAACTGGTGTTGGAAATGCGCCAAAATAG
- a CDS encoding sodium-translocating pyrophosphatase has translation MNLVQVSGTNLTYVYVILGISLAALAIAFALRAQVLAQDEGTAKMQEIAAAVQEGAAAYLSRQFKTLSVFVAIVFVLLFALPGETDIRIGRSIFFLVGAGFSALVGYNGMWLAVRANVRVAEAARKKSAERAVQIAFRTGGVVGMTTVGLGLLGASLVVIIYKEDAPAVLEGFGFGAAMLAMFMRVGGGIFTKAADVGADLVGKVEKGIPEDDPRNAATIADNVGDNVGDCAGMAADLFESYAVTLVAALILGKAGFGDAGLIYPLIVPAIGIITAVLGIFLTKLRKSDKSAMTAINRSFFTSAIISAVLVGFATFTYLPDSLMNMSGLSAEAQGIDINPRVFALGAVLIGIALAAAIQVLTGFFTEVGKRPVNDVAASSKTGAATVILAGVSVGFESAVYSALLIAGAVFGAYLLGAGSVVLSLFAVSLAGTGLLTTVGVIVAMDTFGPISDNAQGIAEMSGDVKGEGAKILTSLDAVGNTTKAITKGIAIATAVLAATALFGAFTDAIKNSVLEKGLVVKDQVLSLQGVLDVADPRNLVGLIIGAAVVFMFSGLAVNAVSRAAGAVVVEVRAQFKKYPGIMTGKVKPEYGRVVDICTRDSLRELATPGLLAVMAPIAVGFGLGVGALGAYLAGSIGTGTLMAVFLSNSGGAWDNAKKMIEDGKFGGKGSEAHKATIVGDTVGDPFKDTAGPAINPLIKVMNLVGLLITPAIVGFTLDDNQTMNMVIALLATLVIIWALVRNRKRATAIA, from the coding sequence TTGAATCTTGTCCAAGTTAGCGGAACTAATCTCACCTACGTATATGTAATTTTAGGAATCTCACTGGCAGCACTTGCCATCGCCTTCGCTCTTCGAGCACAGGTACTGGCCCAAGATGAGGGCACAGCAAAAATGCAGGAGATTGCAGCAGCTGTTCAAGAAGGTGCTGCGGCTTATCTATCTCGCCAATTTAAAACACTCTCCGTTTTTGTGGCGATAGTTTTTGTCTTGTTATTTGCACTCCCTGGTGAAACAGATATCAGAATTGGTCGCTCAATATTTTTCTTAGTTGGTGCTGGTTTTTCAGCCCTCGTTGGTTACAACGGTATGTGGCTAGCGGTAAGAGCAAATGTTCGCGTAGCAGAGGCAGCTCGTAAGAAGTCAGCAGAGCGTGCAGTTCAAATTGCATTCCGCACCGGCGGCGTAGTTGGTATGACAACAGTTGGACTTGGACTTTTAGGAGCATCTCTTGTTGTAATCATTTACAAAGAGGATGCACCAGCAGTACTTGAAGGATTTGGTTTTGGCGCAGCGATGCTTGCAATGTTTATGCGCGTTGGTGGCGGTATCTTTACAAAGGCTGCTGATGTTGGCGCAGATTTAGTAGGAAAAGTTGAAAAGGGAATTCCAGAAGATGACCCAAGAAATGCTGCAACTATTGCAGACAATGTTGGCGACAATGTTGGTGACTGTGCTGGTATGGCAGCAGATCTATTTGAGTCCTATGCAGTAACACTGGTAGCAGCTCTAATTCTTGGAAAAGCAGGATTTGGTGATGCTGGTCTTATCTATCCATTGATCGTGCCTGCAATTGGAATTATCACTGCAGTACTAGGTATTTTCTTAACTAAATTACGCAAGAGTGATAAGTCAGCGATGACAGCGATTAATCGCTCATTCTTTACCAGCGCAATTATCAGCGCAGTATTAGTTGGTTTTGCAACCTTTACATACCTTCCAGATTCATTAATGAATATGTCAGGTTTGTCTGCTGAGGCTCAAGGGATTGATATTAATCCAAGAGTATTTGCATTAGGCGCAGTATTAATTGGTATTGCACTAGCTGCAGCTATTCAAGTACTTACCGGCTTCTTCACTGAGGTTGGCAAGAGGCCTGTAAATGATGTGGCAGCCTCTTCAAAGACAGGGGCAGCAACAGTAATTCTTGCTGGTGTTTCAGTTGGATTTGAATCAGCTGTTTACTCTGCATTATTGATAGCTGGCGCAGTATTTGGAGCATATTTATTAGGCGCCGGCTCTGTTGTGCTTTCACTATTTGCTGTTTCTTTAGCAGGAACAGGATTGCTAACAACTGTTGGCGTAATTGTGGCAATGGATACCTTCGGACCAATTTCAGATAACGCACAAGGTATTGCTGAGATGAGCGGTGATGTTAAGGGTGAAGGTGCAAAGATTCTTACCTCACTGGATGCAGTTGGAAATACCACAAAGGCAATTACAAAAGGTATTGCAATTGCAACCGCTGTTTTGGCAGCAACTGCATTATTTGGCGCATTTACCGATGCAATTAAGAACTCTGTTCTTGAAAAAGGCTTGGTAGTTAAAGATCAGGTTCTTTCACTGCAAGGCGTATTAGATGTGGCAGATCCAAGAAACTTAGTTGGATTAATTATTGGCGCAGCTGTGGTCTTTATGTTCTCAGGCCTTGCAGTCAACGCTGTTAGCCGTGCTGCTGGCGCGGTAGTTGTTGAAGTTCGCGCACAATTTAAGAAGTACCCAGGAATTATGACTGGCAAGGTAAAGCCTGAGTACGGCCGTGTAGTTGATATCTGTACACGTGATTCATTACGTGAACTTGCAACTCCAGGATTACTTGCTGTTATGGCGCCAATCGCAGTTGGATTTGGTTTAGGCGTGGGCGCACTTGGTGCATACCTTGCTGGATCAATTGGAACTGGCACATTAATGGCAGTCTTCCTATCTAACTCCGGTGGAGCTTGGGATAACGCGAAGAAGATGATTGAAGATGGCAAGTTTGGTGGCAAGGGCAGTGAAGCTCACAAAGCAACAATTGTTGGCGACACTGTTGGTGATCCATTTAAGGACACAGCCGGCCCAGCCATTAACCCATTGATTAAGGTAATGAACCTTGTTGGTTTGTTAATTACCCCTGCAATTGTTGGTTTCACATTAGATGATAATCAAACAATGAATATGGTGATTGCACTCCTTGCAACCTTGGTAATCATTTGGGCTTTGGTGCGAAACCGCAAACGCGCAACCGCCATCGCTTAA